Proteins encoded in a region of the Streptomyces sp. NBC_00310 genome:
- a CDS encoding ATP-binding cassette domain-containing protein gives MSDGNGAGGGDGYAVRAEGLEKRYGEKRALDGFDLTVREGTVHGLLGPNGAGKTTAVRILSTLVRLDGGRATVAGLDVARHPREVRARIGLTGQYAAVDEVLTGRQNLEMFGRLFHLGGKRAKLRATELLAQFDLTDAADKGVGKYSGGMRRRLDLAASMILAPAVLFLDEPTTGLDPRSRGEVWESVRALVAGGTTVLLTTQYLEEADKLASRITVIDQGRAIADDTPDGLKSTVGGDRIEVVVAERADIPRAVKVVARVSDGEPESDETELRVHAPVTDRVSALTEVARTLQDEGVRVEDIGLRRPSLDDVFLRLTGHRAAKPGTTEGMEGTGNTGYTEKRAAA, from the coding sequence ATGAGCGACGGAAACGGCGCCGGAGGCGGCGACGGATACGCGGTGCGGGCGGAGGGCCTGGAGAAGCGGTACGGGGAGAAGCGGGCGCTCGACGGTTTCGACCTCACCGTCCGCGAGGGCACGGTGCACGGCCTCCTCGGCCCGAACGGCGCGGGCAAGACCACCGCCGTACGCATCCTCTCCACGCTGGTGCGCCTGGACGGCGGCCGGGCGACGGTGGCCGGCCTCGACGTGGCACGGCACCCGCGCGAGGTGCGGGCCCGGATCGGTCTCACCGGTCAGTACGCGGCCGTGGACGAGGTGTTGACGGGACGTCAGAACCTGGAGATGTTCGGCCGGTTGTTCCACCTGGGCGGGAAGCGGGCGAAGCTGCGCGCCACCGAGCTGCTCGCCCAGTTCGATCTCACCGACGCCGCCGACAAGGGCGTCGGCAAGTACAGCGGCGGCATGCGGCGCAGGCTCGACCTCGCCGCCTCGATGATCCTCGCCCCGGCCGTCCTCTTCCTGGACGAGCCGACGACCGGTCTCGACCCGCGCAGCCGGGGTGAAGTCTGGGAATCCGTGAGGGCGTTGGTGGCGGGCGGCACGACCGTGCTGCTCACCACGCAGTATCTGGAGGAGGCCGACAAGCTCGCCTCGCGCATCACCGTGATCGACCAGGGGCGGGCCATCGCGGACGACACCCCGGACGGGCTGAAGAGCACGGTCGGCGGCGACCGCATCGAGGTCGTCGTGGCCGAGCGTGCCGACATCCCGCGCGCGGTGAAGGTCGTCGCCCGCGTCTCGGACGGCGAACCGGAGTCGGACGAGACGGAGTTGCGCGTCCACGCGCCCGTGACCGACCGTGTCTCCGCCCTGACCGAGGTGGCCCGCACCCTCCAGGACGAGGGCGTACGGGTCGAGGACATCGGCCTGCGCAGGCCCAGCCTGGACGACGTGTTCCTGCGCCTGACGGGC
- a CDS encoding TetR/AcrR family transcriptional regulator, whose product MTRGKSGTDDGASGGRTGGGAGGVGGGAGVGGGTETSGSGDIVRTLHLLWDTGRRPSRGPKPGLTLDRIVEAAVQVADAEGLHALSMRRVATELGTGTMSLYRYVPGKAELLDLMLDRVQRPSENPADLGDGGWRSALEAMGRATLALYRRHPWLLQVNQSRPVLGPSALDGMEKVLSRIKSMGLTDPELISVIIAVDGYVVGAARTQLYQQEAEHRSGLTDAEFWQAQAPVLEELMASGRYPLLSSLSEDAFGTDFDHFEFGLQRLLDGLETLVARRGGGGNGDGGPRRSGSRGRTAPER is encoded by the coding sequence ATGACAAGGGGCAAGAGCGGTACGGACGACGGCGCGAGCGGCGGCCGTACCGGTGGCGGGGCCGGCGGCGTCGGTGGCGGGGCCGGCGTCGGCGGCGGTACGGAGACCAGCGGCAGCGGGGACATCGTCCGCACACTCCATCTGCTGTGGGACACCGGGCGGCGCCCCAGCCGCGGCCCCAAGCCGGGGCTCACCCTGGACCGGATCGTGGAGGCGGCCGTCCAGGTCGCCGACGCCGAGGGTCTGCACGCCCTCTCCATGCGCCGGGTCGCCACCGAACTCGGCACCGGGACCATGTCCCTGTACCGCTACGTCCCCGGCAAGGCCGAACTGCTGGACCTGATGCTCGACCGCGTCCAGCGCCCCTCCGAGAACCCCGCCGACCTCGGCGACGGCGGCTGGCGCTCCGCCCTGGAGGCCATGGGCCGCGCGACCCTCGCCCTCTACCGCCGCCACCCCTGGCTGCTCCAGGTCAACCAGTCCCGCCCGGTGCTCGGCCCGAGCGCCCTCGACGGCATGGAGAAGGTGCTCTCCCGCATCAAGTCCATGGGGCTGACCGACCCCGAACTGATCTCGGTGATCATCGCCGTGGACGGCTATGTCGTCGGCGCCGCCCGCACCCAGCTCTACCAGCAGGAGGCGGAACACCGGTCCGGCCTCACCGACGCGGAGTTCTGGCAGGCCCAGGCGCCCGTCCTCGAAGAGCTCATGGCCTCCGGCCGCTACCCCCTCCTCTCCAGCCTCTCCGAGGACGCCTTCGGCACGGACTTCGACCACTTCGAGTTCGGCCTCCAGCGCCTCCTGGACGGCCTGGAGACCCTCGTCGCGCGGCGGGGCGGGGGAGGGAACGGGGACGGCGGACCGCGCCGGAGCGGTAGCCGGGGGCGGACCGCGCCGGAGCGGTAG
- a CDS encoding WD40 repeat domain-containing protein, whose product MRRRPLHPRRRFRAGFAGLAAILLAVLPAAPAVADDDGFTMQDSRITESSGLAASRQHPGVYWTHNDSDDGAFLYAVDSESGETVATVTLTGVGTPRDVEAISMGPGNKLYVGDIGDNLGGTWAYVWIYELPEPKELKDQTIKATQYVVKYEDGARDAEALMVHPKTGRVYIADKNEAGGSLYEGPAELSSSGTNVFKKVASVPDLEVTDGAFSPDGKQLALRAYFGGILYDWNGGKIKKVDRLSVPLQRQGESVTFSTDGSKVMYGSEGSGSSVVAREVPGGGSGSGGSGSSSSDGNGSGTTQADGDGTSSTFKVGALAVGGAVVVMWGFKRLRRRPS is encoded by the coding sequence ATGCGCCGTCGCCCCCTTCACCCCCGCCGCCGGTTCCGCGCCGGCTTCGCCGGTCTCGCCGCGATCCTGCTGGCCGTCCTCCCGGCCGCGCCCGCGGTCGCCGACGACGACGGGTTCACGATGCAGGACTCGCGGATCACCGAGTCGAGCGGTCTCGCCGCGTCGCGTCAGCATCCGGGCGTCTACTGGACCCACAACGACAGCGACGACGGGGCGTTCCTCTACGCCGTCGACAGTGAGAGCGGCGAGACGGTCGCCACGGTCACCCTGACGGGCGTCGGCACCCCGCGTGACGTGGAGGCGATCTCCATGGGCCCGGGCAACAAGCTCTACGTCGGCGACATCGGCGACAACCTCGGCGGCACCTGGGCGTACGTGTGGATCTACGAGCTCCCGGAGCCGAAGGAGCTGAAGGACCAGACGATCAAGGCCACGCAGTATGTCGTGAAGTACGAGGACGGGGCGCGGGACGCGGAGGCGCTGATGGTGCATCCGAAGACCGGGCGGGTCTACATCGCCGACAAGAACGAGGCGGGCGGGTCGCTGTACGAGGGACCGGCCGAGCTTTCCTCCTCCGGCACGAACGTGTTCAAGAAGGTCGCCTCCGTCCCTGATCTGGAGGTCACCGACGGCGCGTTCTCGCCGGACGGCAAGCAGCTCGCCCTGCGCGCGTACTTCGGCGGCATCCTCTACGACTGGAACGGCGGCAAGATCAAGAAGGTCGACCGGCTGAGCGTGCCCTTGCAGCGGCAGGGGGAGTCGGTGACCTTCAGCACCGACGGCTCGAAGGTCATGTACGGCAGTGAGGGGTCGGGCAGCTCGGTCGTCGCGCGGGAGGTGCCCGGCGGCGGCTCCGGAAGCGGCGGCTCCGGCTCCTCGTCCTCCGACGGGAACGGCTCCGGGACCACCCAGGCGGACGGCGACGGGACCAGCTCCACCTTCAAGGTCGGCGCCCTCGCCGTCGGCGGGGCGGTCGTCGTCATGTGGGGCTTCAAGCGACTGCGGCGCCGACCGTCCTGA
- a CDS encoding GDSL-type esterase/lipase family protein, whose protein sequence is MLRFMPVGDSMTIGSAGEHTWRFRLWQHLRTTHDGPFKIVGPRETLYDKATDTPTSYEYADTDPRFPRAHLAGWGEGWLHMAPLIADAIRAHRANVLLVSLGLIDLGFYTNAEQTAENTRRFVEAAREANPHVRMVLLPVTPNVRAESDAPFAAQVARFNELLGKTAADLDEPRSPLLLASPPPSYDIHWDTYDGTHPNASGEHKIAATFANAMHEAWGLGGPYEES, encoded by the coding sequence ATGCTCAGGTTCATGCCCGTAGGCGACTCCATGACGATCGGGAGCGCGGGCGAACACACATGGCGCTTCCGGCTCTGGCAGCACCTGCGCACGACGCACGACGGCCCCTTCAAGATCGTCGGCCCGCGCGAGACGCTCTACGACAAGGCGACGGACACGCCGACGTCGTACGAGTACGCCGACACGGACCCGCGTTTCCCCCGCGCCCATCTCGCGGGCTGGGGCGAGGGGTGGCTGCACATGGCCCCGCTGATCGCCGACGCGATCCGCGCCCACCGCGCCAACGTCCTCCTCGTCTCCCTCGGCCTGATCGACCTGGGCTTCTACACCAACGCCGAGCAGACCGCCGAGAACACCCGCCGCTTCGTCGAGGCCGCCCGCGAGGCGAACCCGCACGTCCGCATGGTCCTCCTCCCGGTCACCCCGAACGTCCGTGCCGAGTCCGACGCCCCCTTCGCCGCCCAGGTCGCCCGCTTCAACGAACTCCTCGGCAAGACGGCCGCCGACCTGGACGAACCCCGCTCCCCCCTCCTCCTGGCCTCGCCACCCCCGTCGTACGACATCCACTGGGACACCTACGACGGCACCCACCCCAACGCCTCCGGCGAACACAAGATCGCGGCGACCTTCGCGAACGCGATGCACGAGGCGTGGGGGCTGGGGGGACCGTACGAGGAGTCGTGA
- a CDS encoding SAM-dependent methyltransferase — MTTTALAALHRPDRYPRASAYDSAWLLDLDMGPNPLWLLEDLVGDLELRPGMRVLDLGSGKGATSVFLAREFGVEVVAADWWIPAEEAAAVFEEARVGDRVTAVRAEAHTLPFEEGSFDAVVSVDAFEYFGTADSYLPYLVRFLRPGGQLGVATPALTREVRDLGFIPAHIKDVVGWEAIAWHTAEWWRFQWAVTELVDVTSARLQEDGWRDWLLWARAGVERRPSPSGGVDQAVVEMLEADEGEYLTFALVTARKSE; from the coding sequence ATGACCACGACCGCGCTCGCCGCCCTCCACCGCCCCGACCGTTACCCCCGCGCCTCCGCCTACGACTCGGCCTGGCTGCTCGACCTCGACATGGGGCCGAATCCGCTGTGGCTGTTGGAGGACCTGGTGGGGGACCTCGAACTCCGGCCCGGGATGCGGGTGCTGGACCTGGGGTCGGGGAAGGGGGCGACCTCCGTGTTCCTGGCGCGGGAGTTCGGGGTGGAGGTGGTCGCCGCGGACTGGTGGATCCCCGCGGAGGAGGCGGCGGCCGTCTTCGAGGAGGCCAGGGTGGGGGACCGGGTGACGGCGGTGCGGGCGGAAGCGCACACCCTGCCGTTCGAGGAGGGGAGCTTCGACGCCGTCGTCAGCGTCGACGCGTTCGAGTACTTCGGGACGGCGGACAGCTATCTGCCGTACCTGGTGCGTTTCCTGCGGCCCGGCGGGCAGCTCGGTGTCGCCACGCCGGCCCTGACCCGGGAGGTGCGCGACCTCGGGTTCATACCGGCCCACATCAAGGACGTCGTCGGCTGGGAGGCCATCGCCTGGCACACCGCCGAGTGGTGGCGGTTCCAGTGGGCGGTCACCGAACTGGTCGACGTCACCTCGGCACGGCTCCAGGAGGACGGCTGGCGGGACTGGTTGCTGTGGGCGCGGGCGGGCGTGGAGCGGAGGCCGTCGCCGTCCGGGGGCGTCGATCAGGCGGTCGTGGAGATGCTGGAGGCGGACGAGGGGGAGTATCTGACGTTCGCACTGGTGACGGCCAGGAAGAGCGAGTAG
- a CDS encoding MFS transporter encodes MARGGGLGRDFRWLWAAYSVSAFGTRLSFDAFPLIAVLVLHVGPTEVSALAATGLAVGAAVAVPLGPRVEFRPKRPVMITMDLVRCAALLTVPAAYALDLLTFPQLLLVSVIVAVADIAFTAASGACLKSLVPPEHLVAANGRFEATTWTTTMLGPPLGGAAIGLFGPVTTLLTDAASYLLSAAGIRAIGGKEPHLVRTASPTPPTKPAGPTDPAEPTDPAMPATPAGPPHPAMPTDPAGPARPTEPAKPTEATAPAIPAPPMTPARSSQPTQPTQGTAGTDGTDGTDGTDGTDGTQGNAPRPTPAPRLRPGDLLDGWRYLLRDPALRPLFLNTVLVNALIMAPAPLLVILMVGQLGFAPWQYGLAFALPCAGGLIGSRLSRRLVARHGHHKVIRIAGTLRVCWPLGLAFIGPGPAGLVLVMVVELGLITCISIYNPVLTTQRLTRTPPDRVVRTLTAWSVTGKLTTAAMTALWGLLAALTTPRAAIAAAGVLLLATPLFLLSYRRPPEPPLPRDHQDRQNPQPLPKS; translated from the coding sequence ATGGCGCGGGGCGGTGGGCTGGGGCGGGACTTCCGGTGGTTGTGGGCGGCGTACTCGGTCAGTGCGTTCGGTACGCGGCTGTCGTTCGACGCGTTCCCCCTGATCGCGGTACTGGTCCTGCACGTCGGCCCGACCGAGGTCTCCGCGCTGGCGGCCACCGGCCTGGCGGTGGGCGCGGCCGTGGCCGTACCGCTGGGCCCCCGGGTGGAGTTCCGCCCCAAACGCCCGGTGATGATCACGATGGACCTGGTCCGCTGCGCGGCCCTGCTGACCGTCCCGGCGGCCTACGCCCTCGACCTGCTCACCTTCCCCCAGCTCCTCCTGGTGTCCGTGATCGTCGCCGTGGCCGACATCGCCTTCACCGCGGCGAGCGGCGCCTGTCTGAAGTCCCTGGTCCCGCCCGAGCACCTCGTCGCCGCCAACGGCCGCTTCGAGGCCACGACCTGGACCACCACCATGCTCGGCCCGCCCCTCGGCGGCGCCGCGATCGGCCTCTTCGGCCCGGTCACCACCCTGCTCACCGACGCGGCCAGCTACCTGCTCTCGGCAGCCGGCATCCGAGCGATCGGCGGCAAGGAACCGCACCTGGTACGCACCGCATCACCCACGCCACCGACGAAGCCCGCCGGGCCGACGGACCCCGCCGAGCCGACGGACCCCGCCATGCCCGCGACGCCCGCCGGGCCGCCCCACCCCGCCATGCCGACGGACCCCGCCGGGCCTGCGAGGCCCACCGAGCCCGCGAAGCCCACCGAGGCCACGGCACCCGCCATACCCGCACCACCCATGACACCCGCGCGGTCCTCTCAACCCACGCAGCCCACGCAGGGCACGGCCGGCACAGACGGCACGGACGGCACGGACGGCACGGACGGCACGGACGGCACACAGGGCAACGCCCCCCGCCCCACTCCCGCGCCCCGTCTCCGCCCCGGCGACCTCCTCGACGGCTGGCGGTACCTCCTCCGCGACCCGGCCCTGCGTCCCCTCTTCCTCAACACCGTCCTGGTCAACGCCCTGATCATGGCACCCGCACCCCTGCTGGTCATCCTCATGGTCGGCCAACTCGGCTTCGCCCCCTGGCAGTACGGCCTCGCCTTCGCCCTCCCGTGCGCCGGCGGCCTGATCGGCTCCCGCCTCTCCCGTCGGCTGGTCGCCCGGCACGGCCATCACAAGGTCATCCGGATCGCCGGAACCCTGCGGGTGTGCTGGCCGCTGGGGCTGGCGTTCATCGGCCCGGGACCCGCCGGCCTCGTCCTCGTCATGGTCGTCGAGCTCGGCCTGATCACCTGCATCAGCATCTACAACCCCGTGCTGACCACCCAGCGCCTCACCCGGACCCCGCCGGACCGCGTCGTCCGCACCCTCACCGCCTGGTCCGTCACGGGCAAACTCACCACCGCCGCCATGACGGCCCTCTGGGGTCTCCTCGCCGCCCTCACCACCCCCCGCGCCGCGATCGCCGCCGCCGGCGTCCTCCTCCTGGCGACCCCGCTGTTCCTCCTCTCCTACCGCCGCCCGCCCGAGCCACCCCTCCCCCGGGATCACCAGGACCGCCAGAACCCGCAGCCCCTCCCGAAGAGCTGA
- a CDS encoding DUF6185 family protein, giving the protein MTAALCVLVTPGAARATEPSADDACRSAELAGAEVSTSVRLEHDDRTYTKVVTELTLDVPGTWPPARDLSLSEDSRQYIEAMSCLLGADDDHQRWSERRTRKPVVTWKGGRAKVVDEVYGWMDTQYVTEVGLWRVRPLGGEMWILELRAPPALWGARWDEVTVDPGRPGAERAEPEPKTGRGATALVWRPGRTEGVIVLADPEAEDAPEGLRVTVDIRPSWQRSWAARQDDVIGRMSGTVGTLLWVSTMSSLLLAAVRRYRRRPGIPTDLRLRTLGNLRDWTVLGVLSYVGAALAEADALPGFLVAMGTMALLFRFARPPRPIQRVLAAALVVCPTVLAVGLFAFRSENLDSSDGSYDGLGALVALQTGLSFFISGLLLLAVVAAAWRLATDGQLVPRSRRFQGLDRELRIGVAGPAVLVSTVVIAVCFALVYERNWQQASWLFSPSDPAYGEDHWADFGWQVMQSVTYVVTWLVLQHGWLTTSLAVIAVLRAWRAPGSLSPLHDRADGLLLLAFFALAVGLDVQDHLGSPLLEFLWIPFYALALYGATALLAHRSVLAQPFEISGRPLSTVAGPAARARLLGKARSYREIHAELRRLDQGLFGDVPPKREVLERKLHRLHNWAVNSAPEAAPDRLPAKVSVVDAALALGPRDDWWGNGVRGARFALIPGLPAAVLNTWAQWIRGEGWQNTLSDVLGLPDMAFTLVSWTVRFAAAGFVLGALWRVLPGRRGAVKAIPVTAAFALPVVIDVLVRWFTRESSANVALHVSTMLFVLTVTGIALDLDTFAGERRYWQTRLGLLLSVYQMRYYSLQVAYLIGQIIAIITIWQFFAEPDAVPSGGEAPPSSSNEGAGG; this is encoded by the coding sequence TTGACCGCTGCGTTGTGCGTGCTGGTCACGCCGGGGGCCGCGCGGGCGACGGAACCGTCGGCCGACGACGCCTGCCGGAGTGCGGAGCTGGCCGGCGCCGAGGTCAGTACGTCGGTGCGGTTGGAGCATGACGACCGGACGTACACGAAGGTCGTGACCGAACTGACCCTCGATGTTCCGGGGACCTGGCCGCCGGCACGGGATCTGTCGCTCAGCGAGGACAGCCGGCAGTACATCGAGGCGATGTCCTGTCTCCTCGGCGCCGACGATGACCACCAGCGCTGGTCGGAGCGGCGAACCAGGAAGCCGGTGGTTACGTGGAAAGGAGGCCGGGCCAAGGTCGTCGACGAGGTGTACGGCTGGATGGACACTCAGTACGTCACCGAGGTGGGCCTGTGGCGGGTGCGGCCGCTCGGCGGAGAGATGTGGATCCTCGAACTCCGGGCCCCGCCCGCCCTGTGGGGTGCCCGGTGGGACGAGGTCACCGTGGATCCCGGACGGCCCGGGGCCGAGCGGGCGGAACCCGAGCCGAAGACCGGCAGAGGAGCCACGGCTCTTGTGTGGCGGCCCGGGCGGACCGAGGGGGTGATCGTCCTGGCGGACCCTGAGGCTGAGGACGCGCCTGAGGGGCTGCGGGTGACCGTGGATATCAGGCCTTCCTGGCAACGGTCCTGGGCCGCTCGGCAGGATGACGTGATCGGCAGGATGTCGGGCACCGTGGGCACGTTGCTCTGGGTGTCCACGATGTCCTCCCTGCTCCTGGCCGCGGTCCGGCGCTATCGACGACGTCCCGGCATCCCGACCGACCTCCGACTACGCACCCTGGGCAACCTGCGGGACTGGACGGTCCTGGGCGTCCTGTCCTACGTCGGCGCCGCGCTAGCGGAAGCCGATGCCCTCCCCGGCTTCCTCGTCGCCATGGGGACCATGGCCCTGTTGTTCCGCTTCGCCCGTCCGCCGCGACCGATCCAGCGAGTGCTTGCGGCGGCGCTGGTGGTGTGTCCGACGGTTCTGGCGGTGGGGCTCTTCGCGTTCAGGTCGGAGAACCTCGATAGCTCGGACGGCAGCTACGACGGCTTGGGAGCGTTGGTCGCGCTGCAGACCGGACTGTCCTTCTTCATTTCGGGTCTGCTCCTGCTCGCCGTCGTCGCGGCTGCCTGGCGCCTGGCCACCGACGGACAGTTGGTGCCCAGGAGTCGCCGGTTCCAGGGCCTCGACCGGGAACTCCGTATCGGGGTCGCCGGGCCGGCGGTCCTCGTCAGTACGGTGGTCATCGCTGTCTGCTTCGCTCTGGTCTACGAGCGCAACTGGCAGCAGGCGAGCTGGCTGTTCAGCCCGTCGGACCCCGCATACGGCGAAGACCACTGGGCAGACTTCGGCTGGCAGGTGATGCAGTCGGTCACCTACGTCGTGACCTGGCTCGTCCTCCAACACGGCTGGCTGACAACGAGCTTGGCCGTGATCGCCGTGCTGCGTGCCTGGCGGGCGCCGGGCTCGTTGTCCCCGCTGCACGACCGGGCCGACGGTCTCCTGCTCCTCGCCTTCTTCGCGCTCGCGGTTGGCCTGGACGTCCAGGACCACCTCGGCAGCCCCCTCCTCGAATTCCTCTGGATACCTTTCTACGCGCTGGCTCTGTACGGCGCGACAGCCCTCCTCGCCCACCGGTCCGTCCTCGCCCAGCCCTTCGAGATCTCCGGACGGCCTCTCTCGACCGTGGCGGGTCCCGCCGCCCGCGCTCGACTGCTGGGCAAGGCCCGCTCCTACCGTGAGATCCACGCCGAGCTGCGCCGCCTGGACCAGGGGCTCTTCGGTGACGTACCGCCGAAACGGGAGGTTCTGGAGCGGAAGTTGCACCGGCTGCACAACTGGGCGGTGAACAGTGCCCCGGAGGCCGCGCCCGACCGGCTGCCGGCCAAGGTGTCGGTGGTCGACGCGGCGCTCGCCCTCGGGCCGAGGGACGACTGGTGGGGCAACGGCGTACGGGGCGCCCGCTTCGCACTGATACCCGGGCTGCCCGCCGCGGTTCTCAACACATGGGCGCAGTGGATCCGGGGGGAGGGCTGGCAGAACACACTCTCGGACGTGCTCGGCCTTCCCGACATGGCGTTCACCCTCGTCTCCTGGACGGTCAGGTTCGCGGCAGCGGGCTTCGTCCTGGGCGCGTTGTGGCGCGTACTGCCGGGGCGGCGGGGAGCCGTCAAGGCCATCCCTGTCACCGCGGCCTTCGCACTGCCCGTGGTGATCGACGTACTCGTGCGCTGGTTCACACGTGAGAGCTCGGCCAACGTGGCACTGCACGTATCGACCATGCTCTTCGTCCTCACCGTCACCGGGATCGCGCTCGATCTCGACACGTTCGCGGGGGAACGGCGTTACTGGCAGACCCGGTTGGGGCTTCTCCTGTCCGTCTACCAAATGCGGTACTACTCGCTCCAGGTCGCCTATCTCATCGGTCAGATCATCGCCATCATCACCATCTGGCAGTTCTTCGCGGAGCCGGACGCGGTGCCGTCGGGTGGGGAGGCGCCGCCTTCGTCGTCGAACGAGGGGGCGGGGGGCTGA
- a CDS encoding nuclear transport factor 2 family protein, protein MTPTTPARRALVAALAAVALTSTVAVVPAVAAPAAAAAAAAASSTAAAERSAYGDAARLGYQKAVAVRVLKGVFEEGDTAVVDRYVRPDYIQHNPLAPDGAETLKGLAGVMNQQFPDAEYDVKRVVAQGDLVLVHSNVVLTPGSRGSAVFDIFRFQGGRIAEHWDVAQEVPESSANGNDMFSTVSRPRTSTPGPAWLTAYNEKLVTKAFDRLLVRKDLSALDEYWGPEYHQHNPNIADGVAGAEAGLGGYFQQFPDLTVSRKRVIAEGDLVAVHSHYVNAPGERGQAVIDLFRVRNGKIVEHWDVLQDVPATAANDNTMF, encoded by the coding sequence GTGACCCCCACCACGCCTGCCCGCCGCGCCCTCGTCGCCGCCCTCGCGGCCGTCGCGCTCACCTCGACCGTCGCCGTCGTCCCGGCCGTCGCCGCCCCGGCAGCGGCAGCGGCTGCGGCTGCGGCATCGTCGACGGCCGCCGCCGAGCGGAGCGCGTACGGCGATGCCGCGCGCCTCGGGTACCAGAAGGCCGTCGCCGTACGCGTCCTCAAGGGGGTGTTCGAGGAGGGGGACACGGCGGTCGTGGACCGTTACGTGCGGCCGGACTACATCCAGCACAACCCGCTCGCGCCGGACGGGGCGGAGACGTTGAAGGGCCTCGCCGGGGTGATGAACCAGCAGTTCCCGGACGCCGAGTACGACGTCAAGCGGGTCGTCGCGCAGGGCGACCTGGTCCTCGTGCACTCCAACGTGGTGCTGACGCCCGGCAGTCGGGGCTCCGCGGTGTTCGACATCTTCCGGTTCCAGGGCGGGCGCATCGCGGAGCACTGGGACGTGGCACAGGAGGTGCCGGAGTCCTCGGCCAACGGCAACGACATGTTCTCCACGGTCAGCCGGCCGAGGACCAGTACACCGGGGCCGGCCTGGCTGACCGCGTACAACGAGAAGCTGGTGACCAAGGCGTTCGACCGGCTGCTGGTGCGGAAGGACCTCTCGGCGCTCGACGAGTACTGGGGCCCCGAGTACCACCAGCACAACCCGAACATCGCCGACGGCGTGGCGGGGGCCGAGGCCGGTCTGGGCGGCTACTTCCAGCAGTTCCCCGACCTCACCGTCTCGCGCAAGCGCGTCATCGCCGAGGGCGACCTCGTCGCCGTCCACAGCCACTACGTCAACGCGCCCGGCGAGCGCGGCCAGGCCGTCATCGACCTCTTCCGGGTGCGGAACGGGAAGATCGTCGAACACTGGGACGTGCTCCAGGACGTTCCGGCGACTGCGGCGAACGACAACACGATGTTCTGA
- a CDS encoding aldo/keto reductase, which produces MKYTQLGRTGLKVSRLVLGTMNFGPQTDEADSHAIMDAALDAGINFFDTANVYGWGENKGRTESIIGNWFAKGGERRDKVVLATKVYGNMAASADSWPNHDKLSALNIRRAVDASLKRLRTDHIDVYQFHHIDRATPFEEIWQAVDVLVQQGKILYAGSSNFPGYKIAQANETAARRGGTIGLVSEQCLYNLAERRAEMEVIPAAQEYGLGVIPWSPLHGGLLGGVIRKEAEGGRRTSGRSADALADSAVRAQVQAYEDLLDKHGLEPGEAALAWLLTRPGVTGPIVGPRTAQQLQSAIRAAELDLSDELLTSLDEIFPGPGPSPEAFAW; this is translated from the coding sequence ATGAAGTACACACAGCTCGGACGCACAGGACTCAAGGTCAGCCGACTGGTCCTCGGCACGATGAACTTCGGTCCGCAGACGGACGAAGCGGACAGCCACGCGATCATGGACGCGGCGCTGGATGCAGGCATCAACTTCTTCGATACCGCGAACGTGTATGGCTGGGGCGAGAACAAGGGCCGCACCGAGAGCATCATCGGCAACTGGTTCGCCAAGGGCGGCGAGCGCCGCGACAAGGTCGTGCTCGCGACCAAGGTCTACGGGAACATGGCGGCCTCCGCCGACTCCTGGCCCAACCACGACAAGCTCTCCGCGCTGAACATCCGGCGGGCCGTGGACGCCAGCCTCAAGCGGCTGCGGACGGACCACATCGACGTCTACCAGTTCCACCACATCGACCGGGCCACCCCCTTCGAGGAGATCTGGCAGGCCGTCGACGTCCTGGTCCAGCAGGGCAAGATCCTCTACGCCGGGTCCAGCAACTTCCCCGGCTACAAGATCGCCCAGGCCAACGAGACCGCCGCCCGCCGGGGCGGCACCATCGGCCTCGTCAGCGAGCAGTGCCTCTACAACCTCGCCGAGCGCCGCGCCGAGATGGAGGTCATCCCGGCCGCGCAGGAGTACGGCCTCGGAGTCATCCCCTGGTCACCGCTGCACGGCGGGCTGCTCGGCGGGGTCATCAGGAAGGAGGCCGAGGGCGGTCGCCGTACCTCCGGCCGCTCCGCCGACGCCCTCGCCGACAGCGCCGTACGCGCCCAGGTCCAGGCCTACGAGGACCTCCTCGACAAGCACGGCCTCGAACCGGGCGAGGCCGCCCTCGCCTGGCTCCTCACCCGTCCCGGCGTCACGGGCCCGATCGTCGGCCCGCGCACGGCCCAGCAACTGCAATCCGCGATCCGCGCGGCCGAGCTGGACCTGAGCGACGAGCTCCTGACCTCCCTGGACGAGATCTTCCCGGGCCCGGGCCCGTCGCCGGAGGCCTTCGCCTGGTGA